From Blattabacterium cuenoti, the proteins below share one genomic window:
- a CDS encoding nucleoside-diphosphate kinase, protein MIGKITLAVIKPDAVQKGYIGPIISHIIDAEFHIKAIKTTDLSKSSAKIFYEKHRENSYFHSLIEFMSSGPIVTILLEKENAVEDFRKLIGYRDPIHAQNGTIRKLYASSLEKNAIHGSDSNQNAFKECNFYFSNQEIL, encoded by the coding sequence ATGATTGGAAAAATAACATTAGCAGTTATAAAACCTGATGCAGTTCAAAAAGGATATATAGGACCTATTATCTCTCATATAATTGATGCCGAATTTCATATAAAAGCTATAAAAACTACAGATTTATCCAAGAGTTCTGCTAAAATATTTTATGAAAAACATAGAGAAAATTCATATTTTCATTCTTTAATAGAATTTATGTCATCTGGACCAATAGTAACCATTCTTTTAGAAAAAGAAAATGCAGTGGAAGATTTTAGAAAATTAATTGGATACAGAGATCCAATTCACGCACAAAATGGAACGATACGTAAATTGTATGCAAGTTCTTTAGAGAAGAACGCAATTCATGGATCAGATAGTAATCAGAATGCTTTTAAAGAATGTAATTTTTACTTTTCAAATCAAGAAATTTTATAA
- a CDS encoding LemA family protein — translation MKKSFLISIYAILIFITLIIFWIIGTYNKLVKLNENVKTQWSKVENVYQRRIDLIPNLIQTVKGSADFEKKTLTQIVEARSKATSININPNNLNQNQINKFQKAQESLSNSMNKLLLVIENYPSLKSTQNFYEFQNQLEGTENRINVERNRFNDEVNLFNIDRNKFPKIIIANFFTQFKEKGYFKSQKESEKTPIVNFTD, via the coding sequence ATGAAAAAAAGTTTTTTAATATCTATTTATGCTATACTAATCTTTATTACTCTTATCATTTTTTGGATAATAGGAACATATAATAAACTAGTTAAATTAAATGAAAATGTAAAAACACAATGGAGTAAAGTAGAAAATGTTTATCAAAGAAGAATAGACTTAATTCCAAACCTAATACAAACGGTAAAAGGTTCTGCTGATTTTGAAAAAAAGACATTAACTCAAATAGTAGAAGCCAGAAGCAAAGCTACATCAATAAATATAAATCCAAATAACCTAAATCAAAATCAAATAAATAAATTTCAGAAAGCACAAGAAAGTTTATCTAATTCTATGAATAAACTATTATTAGTTATAGAAAATTATCCTTCTTTAAAATCAACACAAAATTTTTATGAATTTCAAAATCAATTAGAAGGAACTGAAAACCGTATTAATGTAGAAAGAAATCGTTTTAATGATGAAGTCAACCTTTTTAATATTGATAGAAATAAATTTCCAAAAATTATCATAGCAAATTTTTTTACTCAATTCAAAGAAAAAGGATATTTCAAATCTCAAAAAGAATCAGAAAAAACACCAATTGTGAATTTTACCGATTAG
- a CDS encoding TPM domain-containing protein → MIIKEFLPKMKNIIVTIQFLFLFSLIFFTNSVKGQFNIPNKPKKIYPVNDYVGILSETQINQLNKKLIQYHKKTSTEIIISIIQDLRGEDPNYLASKWGNKWGIGKTYKNNGIIVLLSINDKKISIQNGYGIEPYVTDFSTKRIIQKITPLLKNNLYYKAIDLSIKEVFKIMKNEYENKKVKNNFHKKNWIFYFSFILLLLFFFYQKQGIEPSLFNPLFLSNMFFWNKNFDNQEENDFDEFGEGGGNFGGGGSSGGW, encoded by the coding sequence ATGATCATCAAAGAATTTTTACCTAAGATGAAGAATATTATAGTGACAATTCAGTTTTTATTTTTATTTAGTTTAATATTTTTTACAAATTCAGTAAAAGGACAATTTAATATACCAAATAAACCAAAAAAAATATATCCCGTTAATGATTATGTAGGAATATTATCCGAAACGCAAATCAATCAATTGAATAAAAAGCTTATTCAATATCATAAAAAAACATCTACAGAAATTATAATTTCTATTATTCAAGATTTACGTGGAGAAGATCCAAATTATTTAGCTTCTAAATGGGGTAATAAATGGGGAATTGGAAAAACATATAAAAATAATGGAATAATTGTATTATTATCTATAAATGACAAAAAGATATCCATCCAAAATGGATATGGAATAGAACCATATGTTACTGATTTTTCAACCAAAAGAATTATACAAAAAATAACACCTTTATTAAAAAATAATCTTTATTACAAAGCAATAGATTTAAGTATAAAAGAAGTATTTAAAATCATGAAAAATGAATATGAAAATAAAAAAGTAAAAAATAATTTTCACAAAAAAAATTGGATATTTTATTTTTCTTTTATTCTACTTCTTTTATTTTTTTTTTATCAAAAACAAGGAATAGAACCTTCATTATTTAATCCTTTATTTCTTTCAAATATGTTCTTTTGGAATAAAAATTTTGATAATCAGGAAGAAAATGATTTTGATGAATTTGGAGAAGGTGGTGGAAATTTTGGAGGAGGTGGATCTAGTGGAGGCTGGTAA
- a CDS encoding valine--tRNA ligase produces MDIIPIKYDPKFVEEKIYHYWMKGGYFFSFPEEKKKSYTILMPPPNITGILHIGHLLNNTIQDVLIRYARMKGYNACWIPGTDHASIATEAKIVHQLKQRGISKTLIGRNKFLSYVYEWSDKHQNIIFQQLKKLGCSCDWNRIQFTMDEKLSKSVKKIFIDLYKMGYIYRGYRIVNWDTVAKTTISDEEVFYEEKKDKLFYIKYPIVGEKYSITIATTRPETVFGDSAICFHPNDFRFFHFKNKEAVIPIVNRIIPIIQDSYVDPSFGSGCLKITPAHNEDDKILSEKYNLKIINIFNDDATLNDKGLHYQGMDRFKVRKKVIKELSSLGYIEKVENIQHKIGFSERTKSVVEKKMSLQWFLKTKKMSFYAINAVKNGEINFYPNTFKKVYYQWMNKIRDWNISRQLWWGHRLPVYYYGNHINDFVVASNIEEALEQAKNKSKNENLTLDKIRQDSDVLDTWFSSWILPISVFDGFYKPNSKEISYYYPTENLVTGSDILFFWVARMIMAGYFFRKNKPFKNVYFTGILRDDENKKISKSLENSQNFVELIDKYGADSVRMGIMMFSSAGKDFHFDEKICLQGRNFLNKIWNAFRLIKSWKIEEKKAIPEASGKAILWFENRFYSVLETFENNIRKYKLDESLMIIYKLVWNDFCSIFLEIVKPPHGKKEISENVYLKTIKWFENLLKLLHPYIPFISEKIWTLLRKRKNGEALIISSWPKQKSYDKNILISFERVIQIISKIRFIRNKIHIPYKESLIFFSMKEEEKEFYPVILKLENISKIHFLSKEPKEKKQLFYFFLGTDRYFLFLDQKISSVEINISNIEKKIKYLHNLLSFIRKNLRNDQYLKSVPKSILLKEKKKENDTLKKISYFEDILLNKKKFIN; encoded by the coding sequence ATGGATATTATTCCAATTAAATATGATCCAAAATTTGTAGAAGAAAAAATTTATCATTATTGGATGAAGGGTGGTTATTTTTTTTCTTTTCCAGAGGAAAAAAAGAAATCTTATACGATATTAATGCCTCCTCCTAACATAACTGGAATTTTACATATAGGACATCTGTTAAATAATACTATACAGGATGTCTTAATTAGGTACGCAAGAATGAAGGGATATAATGCTTGTTGGATTCCTGGAACAGATCATGCTTCTATTGCTACAGAAGCTAAAATTGTTCACCAATTAAAACAAAGAGGAATATCCAAAACTCTTATAGGAAGGAATAAATTTTTATCATACGTATATGAATGGTCTGATAAACATCAGAATATTATTTTTCAACAATTAAAAAAATTAGGTTGTTCTTGTGATTGGAATCGTATTCAATTTACAATGGATGAAAAACTATCTAAATCTGTAAAAAAAATTTTTATAGATTTATATAAAATGGGATATATATATAGAGGTTATCGTATAGTTAATTGGGATACAGTAGCAAAAACAACAATATCTGATGAAGAAGTTTTTTATGAAGAAAAGAAGGACAAACTATTTTATATTAAATACCCAATAGTAGGAGAAAAATATAGTATTACTATAGCAACTACTCGTCCAGAAACTGTATTTGGGGATTCTGCTATTTGTTTTCATCCAAATGATTTTCGTTTTTTTCATTTCAAAAATAAAGAGGCTGTTATTCCTATAGTAAATAGGATTATTCCCATTATTCAAGATTCTTATGTAGATCCTTCTTTTGGATCGGGATGTTTAAAAATAACTCCAGCTCACAATGAGGATGATAAAATACTATCTGAAAAATACAACTTAAAAATAATAAACATTTTTAATGATGATGCTACTCTGAATGATAAAGGACTTCATTATCAAGGGATGGATCGCTTTAAAGTGAGAAAAAAAGTAATAAAAGAATTATCTTCATTGGGATATATAGAAAAAGTAGAAAATATTCAACATAAAATTGGTTTTTCAGAAAGAACGAAATCTGTTGTAGAAAAAAAAATGTCTTTACAATGGTTTTTAAAAACAAAAAAAATGTCTTTCTATGCAATAAATGCAGTTAAGAATGGAGAAATAAACTTTTATCCAAATACTTTTAAAAAAGTATATTATCAATGGATGAATAAAATTCGTGATTGGAATATATCTAGACAATTATGGTGGGGACATCGTCTTCCTGTTTATTATTATGGTAATCATATAAATGATTTCGTCGTAGCTTCTAATATAGAAGAAGCCTTAGAACAAGCAAAAAATAAAAGTAAAAATGAAAATTTAACTTTAGATAAAATTAGACAAGATTCAGATGTTTTAGATACCTGGTTTTCTTCTTGGATTTTACCTATATCTGTATTTGATGGATTTTATAAACCAAACAGTAAAGAAATATCTTATTATTATCCTACTGAAAATCTGGTAACCGGTTCGGATATTTTATTTTTTTGGGTTGCACGTATGATTATGGCTGGATATTTTTTTCGTAAAAACAAACCATTTAAAAATGTTTATTTTACTGGAATTTTAAGAGATGATGAAAATAAAAAAATATCTAAGTCATTAGAAAATTCTCAAAATTTTGTAGAATTAATTGATAAATATGGGGCAGATTCTGTTCGAATGGGCATCATGATGTTCTCTAGTGCTGGAAAAGATTTTCATTTTGATGAAAAGATATGTTTACAAGGAAGAAATTTTTTAAATAAAATATGGAATGCTTTCCGTTTAATAAAAAGTTGGAAAATAGAAGAAAAAAAGGCTATTCCTGAAGCGTCTGGGAAAGCAATTTTATGGTTTGAAAATCGTTTTTACTCTGTTTTAGAAACTTTTGAAAACAATATACGTAAATATAAATTGGATGAATCATTGATGATAATATATAAATTAGTTTGGAATGATTTTTGTTCAATTTTTCTCGAAATAGTTAAACCACCTCATGGTAAAAAGGAGATATCAGAAAATGTGTATTTAAAAACCATTAAATGGTTCGAAAACTTATTAAAGTTATTACATCCTTATATTCCTTTCATTTCAGAAAAAATTTGGACACTTCTTAGGAAGAGAAAAAATGGAGAAGCTTTAATTATATCTTCTTGGCCTAAACAAAAATCTTATGATAAAAATATATTAATTTCTTTTGAAAGAGTTATTCAAATTATATCTAAAATACGTTTTATACGAAATAAAATACATATTCCTTATAAAGAAAGTTTAATTTTCTTTTCCATGAAAGAAGAAGAAAAAGAATTTTATCCTGTGATATTAAAATTGGAAAATATATCTAAAATTCATTTTCTTTCAAAAGAGCCGAAAGAAAAAAAACAGTTATTTTACTTTTTCTTAGGGACAGATAGATATTTTTTATTTTTAGATCAAAAAATTTCTTCTGTAGAAATAAATATTTCTAATATAGAGAAAAAAATAAAGTATCTTCATAATTTATTGTCTTTTATACGTAAAAATTTACGTAATGACCAATATTTAAAATCCGTACCAAAGTCCATTTTGTTAAAAGAGAAAAAAAAAGAAAATGATACTTTGAAAAAAATATCTTATTTCGAGGATATTTTATTGAATAAAAAGAAATTTATTAATTAA
- a CDS encoding dihydrofolate reductase — translation MKFILISAVSTNGYIGKNNKLMWYLPNDLKHFKKITYGETVLMGRKTFESIGKILPGRRNIILTKKKKIIYLELNKKSKNTKILSSLKEVFSLKNYEKIFVIGGQKIYESMIDKAEKIELTLVHKKFYGDKKFPKIDPKNWEKKHEILFKKDKNHSYDYSFIRYERKKTRIK, via the coding sequence ATGAAATTTATACTTATTTCAGCAGTATCTACCAATGGTTATATAGGAAAAAATAATAAATTGATGTGGTATTTACCTAACGATTTAAAACATTTTAAGAAAATAACATATGGAGAAACAGTTCTTATGGGAAGAAAGACTTTTGAATCTATTGGAAAGATACTCCCTGGAAGAAGGAATATTATATTAACAAAAAAAAAAAAAATTATTTATTTAGAATTAAATAAAAAGAGTAAAAATACTAAAATTTTATCTTCTTTAAAAGAAGTTTTTAGTTTGAAAAACTATGAAAAAATATTTGTTATAGGAGGTCAAAAAATTTATGAATCTATGATAGATAAAGCAGAAAAAATAGAATTGACTCTGGTTCATAAAAAATTTTATGGGGATAAAAAATTTCCAAAAATAGATCCAAAAAATTGGGAAAAAAAACATGAAATCCTATTCAAAAAGGATAAAAACCATTCATATGATTACAGTTTTATTCGATATGAAAGAAAAAAAACAAGAATAAAATGA
- a CDS encoding bifunctional nuclease family protein: MEKLIRLAIRGISLSQIQSGIYVLLLEEESGRIKLPIIIESLQAQSIAYALGGRRDTTRSFTHDIFLTFARLFHINLKAVVIYKLVNGIFFSYILFETNNSDEDKKEHKIDSKTSDAVALAVRFKAPIYTTKDIFDKAGIYFENGISFDKKMKDKKENNTYVLEEEMDNNTILLKKEKSEQDLENMTEKDLNILLNHAVVNECYELAAKIKKELDRRE; the protein is encoded by the coding sequence ATGGAAAAACTAATCAGATTAGCTATACGTGGAATATCCTTAAGTCAAATTCAATCTGGAATATATGTTCTATTGTTAGAGGAAGAATCTGGAAGAATCAAACTTCCTATTATAATTGAAAGTTTACAAGCTCAATCTATAGCTTATGCTTTAGGAGGAAGAAGAGATACAACTCGATCTTTCACGCATGATATATTTCTGACCTTTGCAAGACTTTTTCATATTAATTTAAAGGCTGTGGTAATATACAAATTAGTAAATGGTATATTTTTTTCTTATATTTTATTCGAAACAAATAATTCTGATGAAGATAAAAAAGAACATAAAATAGATTCTAAAACATCCGATGCAGTTGCATTAGCTGTCAGATTTAAAGCTCCTATTTATACGACAAAAGATATTTTTGATAAAGCTGGTATTTATTTTGAAAATGGAATTTCCTTTGATAAAAAAATGAAAGATAAAAAAGAAAATAATACGTACGTCTTAGAAGAAGAAATGGATAATAATACCATTTTATTAAAAAAAGAAAAAAGTGAACAAGATTTAGAAAATATGACAGAAAAAGATCTTAATATTTTATTAAATCATGCAGTAGTGAATGAATGCTATGAACTTGCCGCAAAAATAAAAAAAGAATTAGATAGAAGAGAATAA
- a CDS encoding pyruvate dehydrogenase complex E1 component subunit beta yields MKEKTFREVIAEAMSEEMRKDKTIYLMGEEVSQYNGAYKASKGMLKEFGSKRVIDTPISELGFSGIGVGSAMNGCRPIIEFMTFNFSLVAMDQIINNAAKIRYMSGGQWTIPIVFRGPTGSAGQLGATHSQSFESWFASCPGLKVIIPSNPYDAKGLLKSAIRDENPVIFMESEQMYGDKMMIPEKEYILPIGKADVKKKGTDISLVSFGKIMKLALRTANILEKENISVEVIDLRTLRPLDYESILLSVRKTNRLVILEESWPYSSISSEISYIIQKKAFDYLDAPINRITLLDTPAPYAYNLIKTWFPSEKKIIQSIKNTLYII; encoded by the coding sequence ATGAAAGAAAAAACTTTTCGTGAAGTAATAGCGGAAGCTATGAGTGAAGAAATGAGAAAAGATAAAACAATATATCTTATGGGAGAAGAAGTTTCTCAATATAATGGAGCATATAAAGCTTCTAAGGGGATGCTAAAAGAATTTGGATCAAAAAGAGTCATTGACACTCCTATATCTGAATTAGGTTTTTCTGGTATTGGTGTAGGTTCGGCTATGAATGGATGTAGACCTATTATTGAGTTTATGACTTTTAATTTTTCTTTGGTTGCTATGGATCAAATTATAAATAATGCAGCAAAAATACGTTATATGAGTGGAGGACAATGGACCATTCCTATTGTTTTCAGAGGGCCTACAGGATCTGCAGGACAATTAGGAGCTACACATTCTCAATCTTTTGAAAGTTGGTTCGCTAGTTGTCCAGGACTAAAAGTAATAATTCCATCTAATCCTTATGACGCTAAAGGTTTATTAAAATCAGCTATACGAGATGAAAATCCAGTTATTTTTATGGAATCTGAGCAAATGTATGGAGATAAAATGATGATACCAGAAAAAGAATATATCCTTCCAATTGGAAAGGCTGATGTAAAAAAAAAGGGAACTGATATTAGTTTAGTCTCTTTTGGAAAAATTATGAAATTAGCTTTAAGAACAGCAAATATTTTGGAAAAGGAAAATATTAGCGTAGAAGTAATAGATCTTAGGACTTTACGCCCATTAGATTACGAATCTATCCTATTATCTGTCAGAAAAACAAATCGTTTAGTAATTTTAGAAGAATCCTGGCCTTATTCTTCAATCTCTTCCGAGATTTCATACATAATTCAAAAAAAAGCTTTTGATTATCTTGATGCCCCTATTAACAGAATTACTTTACTTGATACACCTGCACCTTATGCATATAATTTGATTAAAACTTGGTTCCCTAGTGAAAAAAAAATTATACAATCTATCAAAAATACTCTTTATATCATCTAG
- the metF gene encoding methylenetetrahydrofolate reductase [NAD(P)H]: MKVTDHINLAKKSLFSFEILPPLRGHDIKDIFYTLDPLMEFKPPFIDVTYHREEFIYVEKDNGLLQRRTIFKRPGTVGICAAIMNKYGIDAVPHLICGGFNRQMTENALIDLNFLGIDNVLILRGDPIQSEKSFFSKKNGHKYAVELVEQVQNLNKGKYIDKILEKKNSDFFDFCIGIAGYPEKHFEAPNMESDLFFLKKKVDAGANYIVTQMFFDNKKYFSFVKKCRSEGISIPIIPGIKPISSKKQLNSLPSRFYLNIPNELVKEVEQAKNKKIVFKIGIEWAIQQSKELRDSGVEVIHYYTMDKPENIYEIVKAIY; this comes from the coding sequence ATGAAAGTAACTGATCATATAAATCTAGCAAAAAAAAGTTTGTTTTCTTTTGAAATTTTACCTCCTTTAAGAGGACATGATATAAAGGATATTTTTTATACTTTGGATCCATTAATGGAATTTAAACCTCCTTTTATTGATGTGACATACCATCGTGAGGAATTTATTTATGTAGAAAAAGATAATGGACTTTTGCAGAGAAGAACTATTTTTAAACGTCCAGGAACCGTGGGTATTTGTGCCGCTATTATGAATAAATATGGAATAGATGCAGTTCCACATCTTATTTGTGGTGGTTTTAATAGACAGATGACAGAAAATGCTTTAATAGATTTAAATTTTTTAGGAATCGATAATGTTTTAATTTTAAGAGGAGATCCTATACAATCAGAAAAAAGTTTTTTTTCGAAAAAAAACGGTCACAAATATGCTGTAGAATTGGTTGAACAAGTTCAAAACTTGAATAAAGGAAAATATATAGATAAAATTTTAGAAAAAAAAAACTCTGATTTTTTTGATTTTTGTATTGGAATAGCTGGATATCCAGAAAAACATTTTGAAGCGCCAAATATGGAAAGCGATTTATTTTTTTTAAAGAAAAAAGTAGATGCAGGGGCAAATTATATTGTAACTCAAATGTTTTTTGACAATAAAAAATATTTTTCTTTCGTGAAAAAATGTAGATCAGAAGGAATATCTATTCCTATCATTCCAGGAATAAAACCTATTTCTTCTAAAAAACAATTGAATAGTCTTCCTTCTCGTTTTTATTTGAATATTCCTAACGAATTAGTAAAAGAAGTAGAACAAGCAAAAAATAAAAAAATAGTGTTTAAAATTGGAATTGAATGGGCTATACAACAATCTAAAGAATTAAGAGATTCTGGGGTAGAAGTTATTCATTATTACACTATGGATAAACCAGAAAACATTTATGAGATAGTTAAAGCTATCTACTAG
- the serS gene encoding serine--tRNA ligase: MLQISFIRKNKEEILLGLEKRNFPKKNLIDDILNLDKKKKKVQYNFNKILKIENKISKEIGILLKRKKNEEVDKIHSLKMNSLFLKEKKKNLYFQLKNIIDSLEDKLNKIPNIPNKLVKKDFKEEDILFQEGDLFHLKMNKPLFHWELSKKFHLFDLFLGTKICGSGFAVYIGKGAKLQRSLIQYFLDKNIQASYKEYSLPYLIQEKSGYSTGQIPDKEGQMYFIEKDHLYLIPTGEIPLMNCYRDNLLNYNDLPIKSTTYTSCFRREAGSYGSKVRGLNRLHQFEKVEIIQITTPETSYYYLDEMILHVKNILLSLKLPFRIIRLIGKNLGFSSSITYDFEVYSMAQKKWLEVSSVSNCTNYQSKRLNLRYKNKEGKVELCHTLNGSSLAIPRIMAALLENNQTIDQINIPKVLIPYTGFHHIK, from the coding sequence ATGCTTCAAATCTCTTTTATACGTAAAAATAAGGAAGAAATTTTATTAGGATTAGAAAAAAGAAATTTTCCAAAAAAAAATTTAATTGATGATATTTTAAATTTGGATAAAAAAAAGAAAAAAGTTCAATATAATTTTAATAAAATCTTAAAAATAGAAAATAAAATTTCAAAAGAAATAGGAATTCTTTTAAAAAGAAAAAAGAACGAGGAAGTAGATAAAATTCATTCATTAAAAATGAATTCTCTTTTTTTAAAAGAAAAAAAAAAGAATCTTTATTTTCAATTAAAAAATATCATTGATTCTTTAGAAGATAAATTAAACAAAATACCTAATATACCTAATAAATTAGTAAAAAAAGATTTTAAAGAAGAAGATATTCTTTTTCAAGAAGGAGATCTTTTTCATCTAAAAATGAACAAGCCTTTATTTCATTGGGAATTGTCTAAAAAATTTCATCTATTTGATTTATTTTTGGGAACAAAAATATGTGGATCTGGTTTTGCTGTATATATTGGAAAAGGGGCTAAACTACAAAGAAGTTTAATACAATATTTTTTAGATAAAAATATACAAGCTTCATATAAAGAATATTCTCTACCTTATCTTATTCAGGAAAAATCTGGATATTCAACAGGACAAATTCCGGATAAGGAAGGACAGATGTATTTTATAGAAAAAGATCATCTTTATCTCATCCCAACGGGAGAAATTCCTCTTATGAATTGTTATAGAGATAACTTACTTAATTATAATGATTTACCTATAAAGTCAACTACTTATACTTCTTGTTTTAGAAGAGAAGCTGGTTCTTATGGATCTAAAGTAAGAGGATTAAACAGGTTACATCAATTTGAAAAAGTAGAAATTATTCAAATTACAACACCTGAAACTTCTTATTATTATTTAGATGAAATGATTTTACATGTTAAAAATATTTTACTTTCTTTAAAGTTACCTTTTCGTATTATCCGTTTAATAGGAAAAAATTTAGGTTTTTCTTCTTCTATTACCTATGATTTTGAAGTTTATTCTATGGCACAAAAAAAATGGCTTGAAGTAAGTTCCGTCTCTAACTGTACTAATTATCAATCCAAAAGACTAAATCTAAGATACAAAAATAAAGAAGGTAAAGTGGAATTGTGTCATACTCTCAATGGGAGTTCTTTAGCTATACCACGTATAATGGCCGCTTTATTAGAAAACAATCAAACAATTGATCAAATTAATATACCTAAAGTTTTGATTCCTTATACAGGGTTTCATCATATTAAATAA
- the rsmA gene encoding 16S rRNA (adenine(1518)-N(6)/adenine(1519)-N(6))-dimethyltransferase RsmA yields MCKYFFQKKFDQYFLKDKNIAKKIVKCLSFKNYDTVVEIGPGLGILTRYLLTPYHKVLLIEIDKALIFFLKKFLEIPRDQIIHGDFLKWNPEEINLQNFAVIGNFPYNISSKILFHILKYYKYIPECIGMFQKEVAKRIVSPKGNKTYGILSVLVQTFYDVKYLFTVNKHVFYPIPNVQSAVIYLKRKKIKKNLNKNLLFQCVKVAFNQRRKILKNSLHNFIKKNTIPYEYEIPFLNKRAEQLSVIDFIQLTKEIEKRK; encoded by the coding sequence ATGTGTAAATATTTTTTTCAAAAAAAATTTGATCAATATTTTTTAAAAGATAAAAATATAGCTAAAAAAATAGTCAAATGTCTTTCTTTTAAAAATTATGACACAGTAGTTGAAATAGGACCAGGTTTAGGAATATTAACTCGTTACTTATTAACACCTTATCACAAAGTTTTATTAATAGAAATAGACAAAGCTTTAATTTTTTTTTTAAAAAAATTTTTAGAGATTCCTAGAGATCAAATTATACATGGAGATTTTTTAAAATGGAACCCAGAGGAAATAAATCTTCAAAATTTCGCAGTGATTGGAAATTTTCCCTATAATATTTCTTCCAAAATTTTATTCCATATATTGAAATATTACAAATATATACCTGAATGTATAGGAATGTTTCAAAAAGAAGTAGCAAAACGTATAGTTTCTCCTAAAGGAAATAAAACTTATGGAATTCTATCTGTTTTAGTACAAACGTTCTATGATGTAAAGTATTTATTTACTGTAAACAAACATGTTTTTTATCCTATCCCAAACGTACAATCAGCTGTTATATATTTGAAAAGAAAAAAAATCAAAAAAAATTTGAATAAAAATCTTTTATTCCAATGTGTAAAAGTTGCTTTTAATCAAAGAAGAAAAATATTAAAAAATTCTTTACATAATTTTATTAAGAAAAATACAATTCCATATGAATATGAAATTCCATTTTTGAATAAAAGAGCAGAACAATTATCTGTAATAGATTTTATTCAATTAACAAAAGAAATAGAAAAAAGAAAATGA
- a CDS encoding bifunctional 5,10-methylenetetrahydrofolate dehydrogenase/5,10-methenyltetrahydrofolate cyclohydrolase produces MTKLLNGEKLAISIRKEISKEIKTLILDKKKRLPHLGIILLGDNSSSITYVNSKIKECKNIGIQSSLIHLPNNSPEYNLIKEIEKMNNDPLIDGFIVQLPLKKHINTDKIIMSINPKKDVDGFHPENFGKISLNMKAFFPATALGILSILDRYKIKISGKHTVVIGRSRIVGRPISILLSRKNNRIGNSTVTITHSYTPNIDFHTKKADIVITAVGIPGFLKGKMIKNGAVVIDVGLTKIEKNGKKSLLKGDVDFNTVYGKASYLTPVPGGVGPMTKIMLIKNTLIAALNNR; encoded by the coding sequence ATGACTAAATTATTAAATGGAGAAAAATTGGCTATCAGTATTAGAAAAGAAATTTCTAAAGAAATAAAAACATTGATATTAGATAAAAAAAAACGTCTTCCTCATCTTGGAATTATTTTGTTAGGAGATAACAGTTCTAGTATAACATATGTCAATAGCAAAATAAAAGAATGTAAAAATATAGGAATACAATCATCTTTAATACATTTACCAAATAATAGTCCTGAATATAATTTAATAAAAGAAATTGAAAAAATGAATAATGATCCATTAATAGATGGTTTTATTGTTCAATTACCTCTTAAAAAACATATAAACACGGATAAAATCATTATGTCTATCAATCCAAAGAAAGATGTAGATGGATTCCATCCGGAAAATTTTGGAAAAATTTCTTTAAATATGAAAGCTTTTTTTCCTGCTACAGCATTAGGAATACTATCTATTCTGGATAGATATAAAATAAAAATATCCGGTAAACATACTGTAGTAATAGGGAGAAGTCGTATTGTTGGAAGGCCTATTAGCATCTTATTAAGCAGAAAAAACAATAGAATAGGAAACAGTACCGTTACTATCACTCATAGTTATACTCCAAACATAGATTTTCATACAAAAAAAGCTGATATTGTTATAACAGCTGTAGGTATTCCTGGTTTTTTGAAAGGAAAAATGATTAAAAATGGGGCTGTAGTTATAGATGTAGGATTAACAAAAATAGAAAAAAATGGAAAAAAATCCTTATTAAAAGGAGATGTTGATTTTAATACTGTTTATGGAAAAGCTTCATATTTAACTCCAGTTCCAGGAGGAGTAGGACCTATGACAAAAATTATGCTTATAAAAAATACTTTGATAGCAGCTTTGAATAATAGATAA